The following coding sequences are from one Leptospiraceae bacterium window:
- a CDS encoding efflux RND transporter permease subunit codes for MSKLEKGFAGNLAEKFINSRLTPVIAIVSILLGIFSFFLTPKEEEPQISVPMVDIRIGAPGFEAKEVERKVTEPIERAVWGLDGVEYVYSASQAHGSIITVRFKVGEPTEPSLVKVHHKLMEIRQELPANVLPPKVSSFTIDDVPFLTLSFSSETRDDYDLRKKIAPLARELSSTPDLSRVELLGGRKDTVRVIVDPAKASAFGVSISDVAMSLKMSDAYFPMGKTFSKEKEFQVEVGGRVSSKEEVGNLAIGQRGGSVVRLKDIARVELGAEERSRLSVLYDKDLSSEVRNAVSIVFAKRKGTNVVILAKDLLERANLFSKDLPPDIKMSIVRNYGSTAEEKSFELIEHLLIATFSVTLLIAIVMGIRAAIVVSIAIPVTLALTLAIYYFMGYTLNRVTLFALIFSIGILVDDAIVVVENVERHLHLNPELGILKATINAVSEVGNPTILATFTVIGAILPMAFVRGLMGPYMKPIPVGASLAMILSLFVAFIVTPWASVRLLKQPNAHSDKEEIDPMDKSKVSFLDRLYISFAEMLLGKKMSAFYFGVISIILLLLSFSFIYFKAVKVKMLPFDNKNEFQVIIDYPTDTPLEKSVAWSKELSQKLLKEPEIKKIQIYGGESAPFSFSGMVKHTFLRNEEYMNDLQILLSDKGKRKESSHKIIEKLRPIIAEFGKEKNAVTKVLEIPPGPPVMSTMVAEVYGPTENDRRRVAKEILEIFASEKSVVDLDYSWREGKTRKVYDYDQIKGGVMGARSMQVVGLGSFIFRETPLLSLAESNAPEETQVSLSLENKTRSGNSPFQGSRISSFESGVIPVDSLLKEPKFIANEVLHRKNLKPVSYVLSELSGAEEAPVYGMLKLAPKIKYPTQTADVPWNTNSPVIKWDGEWFITYEVFRDLGGAFAVVMVLIYILVLGWFKSYTVPLIIMAPIPISLIGILPGHAMLGAYFTATSMIGFIAGAGIIVRNSIILVDFIEEQLKNGMQLKEAVISAGVIRFRPMLLTAAAVVVGSFIMLFDPIFEGLAISLMFGEIAATVLSRFAVPVLYYWFVGNSRAKLLQSGELS; via the coding sequence ATGAGTAAATTAGAAAAAGGATTCGCCGGAAATCTGGCTGAAAAATTTATAAATTCAAGACTGACTCCAGTCATAGCTATCGTGAGCATCTTACTTGGGATATTCTCTTTTTTTCTTACTCCAAAAGAAGAAGAACCACAAATCTCTGTACCAATGGTTGATATTCGAATTGGTGCTCCTGGGTTTGAGGCAAAGGAAGTAGAAAGAAAAGTTACAGAACCAATTGAGAGAGCTGTCTGGGGACTCGATGGAGTCGAATACGTGTATTCCGCAAGCCAAGCCCATGGTAGTATAATTACAGTTCGATTTAAAGTAGGAGAGCCAACCGAACCATCTCTCGTAAAAGTTCATCATAAGTTAATGGAAATCAGGCAAGAATTGCCGGCTAACGTTCTTCCTCCCAAAGTTAGTTCGTTTACGATTGACGATGTGCCTTTCCTAACACTAAGTTTTAGCTCGGAGACAAGAGATGATTATGACCTTAGAAAAAAAATCGCACCGCTCGCTAGAGAACTTTCAAGCACTCCTGATTTATCTCGCGTAGAATTATTAGGAGGAAGAAAGGACACGGTTAGAGTCATTGTAGACCCTGCCAAGGCTTCTGCATTTGGAGTTTCTATTTCTGATGTAGCTATGAGTTTAAAAATGAGTGACGCCTATTTTCCAATGGGAAAAACATTTTCAAAAGAAAAGGAATTTCAAGTCGAAGTCGGAGGGAGAGTATCTTCTAAAGAAGAAGTCGGAAATCTAGCCATAGGGCAAAGGGGGGGAAGCGTTGTTAGACTTAAAGATATTGCAAGAGTAGAACTAGGCGCAGAAGAAAGAAGCAGATTATCGGTATTATACGACAAAGACTTATCAAGCGAAGTTAGAAATGCAGTCTCTATCGTATTTGCAAAACGTAAAGGGACTAACGTTGTTATCCTCGCAAAAGATTTACTAGAAAGAGCGAATCTATTCTCGAAAGATTTGCCTCCTGATATAAAAATGTCAATCGTTAGAAATTATGGCTCTACAGCAGAAGAAAAATCTTTTGAGCTAATAGAGCATTTACTTATAGCAACGTTCTCCGTGACTCTTCTGATTGCAATTGTAATGGGTATCAGAGCCGCCATTGTAGTTTCGATTGCAATTCCAGTAACACTTGCTCTCACACTCGCCATCTATTATTTTATGGGTTACACACTAAATCGGGTTACACTCTTTGCCCTCATCTTCTCTATTGGGATTTTAGTCGATGATGCAATTGTGGTTGTTGAGAACGTTGAGCGACATCTACATTTGAATCCTGAATTAGGAATCTTAAAAGCAACGATTAATGCAGTTTCAGAAGTTGGAAATCCAACAATACTTGCAACCTTTACAGTCATTGGCGCAATTCTTCCAATGGCATTTGTGCGTGGACTCATGGGTCCTTATATGAAACCAATTCCTGTCGGGGCAAGTCTTGCAATGATTCTCTCTTTGTTCGTTGCGTTCATTGTAACGCCATGGGCATCTGTTCGACTTTTAAAACAACCAAATGCTCATTCAGATAAAGAAGAAATTGATCCTATGGACAAATCCAAAGTGAGCTTTTTAGATAGACTCTATATTTCCTTTGCTGAAATGCTTCTCGGGAAAAAAATGTCTGCATTCTATTTCGGGGTAATCAGCATTATACTCTTACTTCTTTCGTTTAGCTTTATTTATTTTAAAGCTGTAAAAGTAAAAATGCTACCATTCGATAATAAAAATGAATTTCAGGTAATCATCGATTACCCTACAGACACACCCTTAGAAAAAAGCGTTGCCTGGTCAAAGGAATTATCTCAAAAACTTTTAAAAGAGCCTGAGATAAAAAAGATTCAAATCTATGGAGGCGAAAGTGCGCCCTTCTCTTTTTCAGGAATGGTAAAACATACATTTTTGCGAAATGAAGAATACATGAATGATCTTCAAATTCTTTTGTCGGATAAAGGCAAACGCAAAGAATCCAGTCATAAAATCATTGAAAAACTTCGCCCTATCATTGCTGAATTTGGAAAAGAAAAAAATGCCGTTACTAAAGTCCTAGAAATTCCTCCAGGACCTCCAGTCATGTCTACAATGGTCGCAGAAGTATACGGTCCGACAGAGAACGATAGGCGCCGTGTCGCAAAGGAAATTCTAGAAATTTTCGCTTCTGAAAAATCTGTTGTTGACTTGGATTATTCCTGGAGAGAAGGAAAAACTAGAAAGGTTTATGATTACGACCAGATAAAAGGTGGAGTTATGGGAGCGAGATCAATGCAAGTAGTTGGACTCGGTTCTTTTATTTTTAGAGAAACTCCACTCCTTTCTCTTGCAGAGTCCAATGCTCCTGAAGAAACACAAGTATCTCTTTCTCTAGAAAATAAAACTCGCTCTGGAAATTCTCCCTTCCAGGGAAGTCGGATTTCCTCTTTTGAGTCAGGCGTTATTCCAGTTGATTCTCTTTTGAAAGAGCCCAAGTTTATCGCAAATGAAGTTTTACATCGAAAAAATTTGAAGCCAGTTTCTTATGTATTGAGCGAATTATCCGGTGCAGAAGAAGCTCCTGTGTATGGGATGCTTAAACTTGCGCCTAAGATTAAGTATCCGACACAAACAGCAGATGTCCCTTGGAATACAAATTCTCCTGTTATCAAATGGGATGGTGAATGGTTTATTACTTATGAAGTATTTAGAGATTTAGGGGGAGCCTTTGCAGTTGTAATGGTATTGATTTATATACTTGTGCTGGGTTGGTTTAAAAGCTACACTGTTCCACTGATTATCATGGCTCCGATTCCTATCAGTTTAATTGGAATATTACCCGGACATGCAATGCTCGGCGCCTATTTTACTGCAACTTCCATGATTGGTTTTATCGCAGGAGCGGGGATAATTGTGCGTAACTCCATAATCCTTGTAGATTTCATCGAAGAGCAACTAAAGAATGGAATGCAATTAAAAGAAGCTGTAATCAGTGCGGGAGTAATACGATTTCGACCTATGCTTCTAACTGCTGCTGCTGTTGTGGTTGGTAGCTTCATTATGCTTTTTGATCCTATTTTCGAAGGATTAGCCATTAGCCTCATGTTCGGAGAAATTGCTGCAACAGTCCTAAGTAGATTCGCAGTTCCTGTTCTTTATTATTGGTTTGTTGGAAACAGTAGAGCAAAACTTTTACAATCTGGAGAGCTAAGCTAA
- a CDS encoding NADP-dependent isocitrate dehydrogenase produces MSKIKVKTPLVEMDGDEMTRVIWKEIKDRFIHPFLDIELEYYDLSVTHRDKTDDKVTVDSAQATLKHGVAVKCATITPNADRVKEYSLKKEWPSPNGTIRSILDGTVFRKPIIINNIPAAVRSWKQPISIGRHAYGDIYKNVELLIPGPGKVELVYTDASGTEKQRVLVHDYKGAGVTMGMHNLDKSIISFAKSCFNYALSEKIDLWFATKDTISKKYHARFRAIFDEMAVEKEAELKAAGITYSYFLIDDAVAQIMKHQGGMLWALMNYDGDVMSDMVASGFGSLGLMTSVLVSPEGKYEYEAAHGTVTRHYRKYQKGETTSTNSVASIFAWTGAIAKRGELDGTPEVTAFAHKLEKAVIDTIEAGEMTKDLISLSTASSKKELDTFQFMEAVAKKLK; encoded by the coding sequence ATGAGTAAAATCAAGGTTAAAACACCATTAGTCGAAATGGACGGGGACGAGATGACCCGCGTGATCTGGAAAGAAATAAAAGACAGGTTCATTCATCCATTTTTGGATATCGAGCTAGAATACTATGATCTTTCCGTAACACATAGAGACAAAACCGACGACAAGGTGACAGTTGATTCCGCACAGGCAACACTCAAGCATGGAGTGGCTGTAAAATGTGCGACTATTACGCCTAACGCAGACAGAGTAAAAGAATACAGTCTCAAAAAAGAATGGCCTTCGCCAAATGGAACCATTCGTTCAATACTCGATGGAACTGTGTTTAGAAAACCAATTATCATTAACAATATTCCAGCAGCAGTTAGATCATGGAAACAACCAATTAGTATTGGTCGTCATGCTTATGGTGACATTTATAAGAACGTTGAGCTTCTAATACCAGGTCCGGGCAAAGTAGAGTTAGTCTACACTGATGCAAGTGGAACCGAAAAACAAAGAGTTCTTGTTCACGATTACAAGGGAGCGGGGGTAACAATGGGTATGCACAACTTGGATAAATCCATTATCAGTTTTGCAAAATCTTGCTTCAATTATGCGTTATCCGAAAAGATTGATTTATGGTTTGCAACCAAGGACACTATCTCGAAAAAATACCACGCTCGGTTTCGCGCGATCTTTGATGAGATGGCTGTAGAAAAAGAGGCTGAACTCAAAGCGGCGGGGATAACATACAGTTACTTCTTGATTGATGATGCAGTGGCACAAATCATGAAACACCAAGGTGGAATGCTATGGGCACTCATGAACTATGACGGAGACGTTATGAGTGATATGGTTGCTTCAGGATTTGGTTCGCTCGGTCTTATGACTTCTGTGTTGGTTTCTCCGGAAGGAAAATACGAATACGAAGCAGCGCACGGAACCGTTACCCGCCATTACCGCAAATACCAAAAAGGCGAAACTACTTCTACAAACTCTGTAGCATCTATTTTTGCCTGGACAGGTGCGATTGCAAAACGCGGAGAACTCGACGGAACTCCTGAGGTTACCGCGTTTGCCCACAAGCTCGAAAAAGCAGTGATCGATACAATCGAAGCAGGGGAGATGACAAAAGATTTAATTTCTCTAAGCACTGCATCTTCTAAAAAAGAACTCGACACTTTCCAATTCATGGAAGCTGTTGCGAAGAAATTGAAATAA
- a CDS encoding SH3 domain-containing protein, with protein MRVKITSICLLAVCSFSLLAQDYKENFKNAKDDEEKISILEEIKKSGDAKQSKFLISVLTQGESSKLRSAAASALGSVKQGVDELQKAFDTDDIYVREASIEALAEIGAQKSLAHFEKAYKDKNEKIRDSAIKGLSKTAKLGNASMLREALNSKNKDTQWYALEGIAKIKAHEEWKHVKKFCSDANVDLVTACLRVAGQVELNDALAEIEKNLANPNEDISKTAIEALGNYKAEKVIPTLIRFKRDNPNHTAMAEIGKILKKAKAAKQYAIVNVADSLNVRSEANDRSSVATSLKGNAVVEILKREAKKYIVKNAKGEEMENFWYNIKTEDGKKGFIFGEFIQVIESY; from the coding sequence TTGAGAGTTAAAATCACTAGTATATGTCTATTAGCAGTTTGTTCCTTTAGTCTGTTGGCACAAGACTACAAAGAGAATTTCAAAAATGCAAAGGACGATGAAGAAAAAATTTCCATTTTAGAAGAGATTAAAAAAAGCGGAGATGCAAAGCAAAGTAAGTTTTTAATTTCTGTATTAACCCAAGGAGAATCGAGCAAATTACGATCTGCCGCAGCGTCTGCCCTCGGTAGTGTCAAACAGGGAGTAGATGAACTACAAAAAGCTTTTGATACAGATGATATTTATGTAAGAGAAGCAAGTATTGAAGCGTTAGCAGAAATAGGTGCTCAAAAAAGCCTGGCTCATTTTGAAAAAGCCTACAAAGACAAAAACGAAAAAATTCGTGACAGTGCAATAAAAGGTCTTTCTAAAACAGCAAAACTTGGAAATGCATCTATGCTTAGAGAAGCTCTGAACTCTAAGAATAAGGATACGCAGTGGTATGCGCTCGAAGGAATTGCTAAGATCAAAGCACACGAAGAATGGAAGCATGTAAAGAAATTCTGCTCGGATGCAAATGTAGATTTAGTAACAGCCTGTCTTCGTGTAGCTGGACAAGTAGAATTAAACGATGCGTTAGCCGAAATTGAAAAGAATCTAGCCAACCCAAATGAAGACATTAGTAAAACAGCAATCGAAGCACTAGGCAATTACAAAGCCGAAAAGGTAATTCCAACACTCATTCGATTTAAAAGAGACAATCCTAATCATACAGCAATGGCTGAGATAGGAAAGATTTTAAAAAAAGCCAAAGCTGCCAAACAATACGCTATTGTAAATGTAGCTGATAGTCTTAATGTTCGCTCAGAGGCTAATGACCGTTCTTCCGTAGCTACATCGTTAAAAGGAAATGCTGTTGTCGAAATTCTAAAACGAGAAGCAAAGAAGTATATCGTAAAGAATGCCAAAGGCGAGGAAATGGAAAACTTCTGGTATAATATTAAAACAGAAGATGGAAAAAAAGGATTTATATTCGGTGAGTTTATTCAAGTCATCGAAAGTTATTAA
- a CDS encoding TolC family protein: protein MSILLGIFIFSGITGLKAQEAQTLDFGKIWEKIRENSHTQKALSLESRAAKISSNKASKHWLPRIYADARNYTTNDPALNFFSNLGQRAATNSDFSTKSVRTQPSNFIDTNNNLYTTPNYNTLNLFAPDTLNNPGTNTYQRGTLGVDFSIYEGGSKKAVAKAFEKQAEGKQLENKFVSLNEYANSAAMYGTLISLYDQQEKIAALDKTVNTILSRYQLGNRGNPVGYSGGIALKSLKNRIEGIKEETAARIESIKSSIESSSGNLPSNWNLKLQSTNSFADEYLKLSAPEKSYMAKAMKAYADGATEQAEAEKARILPKVGVYGESYAYRGERSVATSFNAGFYIQMNLYSPGDLDSIEQAKINSKAMQERVEETIRNEEAKIKSLIQMEKALSKNLELIQENAKLMEEQLNVSQQLFSSGAINAIQLSEVFSRRADIIQAKANIESEYLKARAGLLTLSETNLEGIKNE from the coding sequence ATGAGTATTCTTTTAGGAATTTTTATTTTTTCAGGAATCACAGGTTTGAAAGCACAGGAAGCACAAACGCTTGATTTCGGAAAAATTTGGGAAAAAATAAGGGAAAATTCACATACGCAAAAAGCATTATCTCTAGAATCAAGAGCAGCAAAAATATCTAGCAATAAAGCATCCAAGCATTGGCTACCTAGAATTTATGCAGATGCTAGAAATTATACAACGAACGATCCAGCGTTGAATTTTTTCTCAAACCTGGGACAAAGAGCAGCGACTAATTCTGATTTTTCGACAAAGAGTGTTCGAACTCAACCGAGTAATTTTATTGATACGAATAATAACCTGTATACCACTCCCAATTACAATACACTCAATCTATTCGCACCGGATACTCTTAATAATCCGGGCACGAACACATACCAGAGAGGAACGCTCGGAGTTGATTTCTCCATCTATGAAGGAGGCTCTAAAAAAGCAGTTGCTAAAGCATTCGAAAAACAAGCAGAAGGGAAACAATTAGAAAATAAATTTGTAAGCCTAAACGAATACGCAAATTCTGCTGCGATGTATGGAACTCTAATTTCTCTTTACGATCAACAGGAAAAAATTGCAGCTCTAGACAAAACAGTAAATACGATCCTAAGTCGTTACCAACTTGGCAATCGTGGGAATCCGGTTGGTTACTCCGGCGGTATAGCACTAAAGAGTCTAAAAAATCGAATCGAAGGGATAAAGGAAGAAACCGCTGCGAGAATTGAATCTATAAAATCTTCTATAGAATCCTCTTCGGGGAATTTACCTTCTAATTGGAATCTTAAACTACAAAGCACAAATTCATTCGCTGACGAATACTTAAAATTATCCGCGCCAGAAAAATCCTATATGGCAAAAGCAATGAAAGCTTACGCTGATGGTGCAACCGAACAAGCAGAAGCTGAAAAAGCAAGAATCCTCCCTAAGGTGGGAGTCTACGGAGAATCCTATGCATATAGAGGCGAACGATCCGTTGCCACATCCTTTAATGCAGGGTTTTATATTCAGATGAATCTTTATTCTCCCGGGGATTTAGATTCGATAGAGCAAGCAAAAATAAATAGCAAAGCGATGCAAGAAAGAGTGGAAGAAACAATTCGAAATGAAGAAGCAAAAATAAAATCTCTTATTCAAATGGAAAAAGCACTGAGTAAAAATCTAGAATTAATTCAAGAAAATGCAAAACTCATGGAAGAGCAACTCAATGTTAGCCAACAACTTTTTAGCAGTGGGGCAATCAATGCAATTCAGCTATCAGAAGTATTTTCCAGAAGAGCAGACATCATTCAAGCAAAGGCAAATATTGAATCTGAATATTTAAAAGCCAGAGCAGGCTTACTAACATTATCCGAAACAAATCTAGAAGGAATTAAAAATGAGTAA
- a CDS encoding DUF2892 domain-containing protein: MFLAKTDNWYMERIIWLLAGVFTIASVGLGVFVHPYWLILTGIVGLNQVVLSLTGFCPMTIFLNSLGCKSRIQ, encoded by the coding sequence ATGTTTTTAGCTAAAACTGATAATTGGTATATGGAGAGAATCATTTGGCTTTTAGCCGGTGTATTTACAATCGCAAGTGTTGGATTGGGAGTATTTGTTCACCCCTATTGGCTTATTTTGACTGGAATTGTAGGACTCAATCAGGTTGTCCTGTCATTAACTGGATTTTGTCCGATGACAATCTTTTTGAATAGCCTCGGCTGTAAGTCTAGAATTCAATGA
- a CDS encoding response regulator, with protein sequence MFYERASEKGIEFKSSIDKTIAENLIGDSYRLRQILINLIGNALKFTSVGKVQLKIKLENESEDFQEILFTISDTGIGMDDDVKRRLFESFYQRDSSITRKYGGVGLGLSICKQLIDLMGGKIWVESQEGKGSKFYFRLKLERKDTHNYSQYHNIQLLRNDPSSKVEFKKKEVSIVKNINIRVLVVDDDVLNATMMTQILQNKGILKIKHSYNGLEAIKDFKESEYDLVLMDIRMPEMDGYESTRVLRQISQVPIVAVTAEALEGEKEKCLLAGMSDFYTKPISVRTLVKILNDWT encoded by the coding sequence ATGTTCTATGAAAGAGCATCTGAGAAGGGAATCGAATTTAAATCGAGTATAGATAAAACAATAGCAGAAAATTTAATTGGAGATTCTTATAGGTTACGGCAAATATTGATAAACCTTATCGGAAATGCGTTGAAGTTTACATCAGTTGGAAAAGTTCAATTAAAGATTAAATTAGAAAATGAATCAGAGGATTTTCAAGAAATTCTTTTTACAATTTCAGATACTGGAATCGGGATGGATGATGATGTAAAGAGAAGACTGTTTGAGAGTTTTTACCAAAGAGATTCCTCTATAACCAGAAAATATGGAGGTGTTGGATTAGGACTTTCTATCTGCAAACAATTGATTGATTTGATGGGTGGAAAAATTTGGGTAGAGAGTCAAGAAGGGAAGGGCTCCAAGTTTTACTTTAGATTAAAATTGGAAAGAAAGGATACTCATAATTATTCCCAATATCATAATATTCAGTTGTTAAGAAATGATCCTAGTTCAAAGGTTGAATTTAAGAAAAAGGAAGTCTCAATCGTAAAAAATATAAACATTCGTGTTCTTGTTGTAGATGATGATGTTTTGAACGCAACGATGATGACTCAGATTTTGCAGAATAAAGGAATTCTAAAAATTAAACATTCTTATAATGGACTCGAGGCAATCAAAGACTTCAAAGAGTCAGAATACGATCTTGTTCTAATGGATATTAGAATGCCGGAAATGGACGGATACGAAAGCACGCGAGTATTACGCCAAATAAGTCAAGTCCCCATTGTTGCAGTTACTGCAGAGGCACTCGAAGGAGAAAAAGAAAAATGCCTACTTGCCGGTATGAGTGATTTTTATACCAAGCCAATATCTGTTAGAACTTTAGTTAAAATTCTAAACGATTGGACTTGA
- a CDS encoding PAS domain S-box protein: protein MSTFDSIKIKQNIFLGLGLGIQIILWNLFYGYFANFVYLVLFFISNICLFWAVTKFLKKSESEKRSQEPVSSHHILSSIGGIIWEANADSLQYTFIEGNSENLLGYTKEEWTSVDFWVNNVYSQDKEPTLKKFREILKNKKSNFLEYRFFTKHRKLSWIRDTIGVINNEVKPPLVQGIMIDITDHKKNENLLQFHSDILNKMSEGVFLLRTDDASIIYTNPSFDSMFGYETGELIGKHVSILNSSEIKPSESIAEEINAVLYKDGFWSGEVFNRTKNGISFWCAVNVSEYEHPEYGLVWISVHNEISKRKKIEADLLKAKLIAEEANAAKSEFLAKMSHEIRTPLNSILGMTSLLVESGLSAREKNYAQIAFTGAELLLNIVNDIMDFSKIESGKIEIESI, encoded by the coding sequence ATGTCCACCTTTGATTCAATTAAAATCAAACAGAACATATTTCTAGGTTTAGGTCTTGGAATACAGATTATTCTTTGGAATTTGTTTTACGGGTATTTTGCCAATTTTGTCTATTTAGTTCTCTTTTTTATTTCAAATATATGTTTGTTTTGGGCAGTCACCAAATTTCTTAAAAAATCTGAAAGTGAAAAAAGGTCGCAAGAACCGGTATCAAGTCATCATATCCTATCTTCCATAGGCGGAATCATTTGGGAGGCAAATGCTGATTCGCTTCAATACACTTTCATTGAAGGCAATTCAGAAAACCTACTCGGCTATACAAAAGAAGAGTGGACAAGCGTTGATTTTTGGGTAAACAACGTTTATTCACAAGATAAAGAGCCAACATTAAAAAAATTCCGTGAGATTTTAAAAAATAAAAAATCAAATTTTCTAGAATATAGATTTTTCACTAAACACAGAAAGTTAAGTTGGATCAGAGATACCATTGGAGTCATTAACAATGAAGTCAAACCGCCCCTAGTGCAAGGAATTATGATTGACATTACAGATCATAAGAAAAATGAAAACTTACTTCAATTTCATAGTGATATTCTAAATAAAATGTCAGAAGGTGTTTTTCTTTTAAGAACGGATGATGCAAGTATTATCTACACAAATCCAAGTTTTGACTCGATGTTTGGTTATGAAACAGGAGAATTAATTGGAAAGCATGTCAGTATTCTAAATTCATCCGAAATTAAACCAAGTGAATCAATAGCAGAAGAAATAAACGCAGTTCTCTATAAAGACGGATTTTGGAGTGGGGAAGTTTTCAATCGAACGAAAAATGGAATATCGTTTTGGTGCGCGGTAAATGTATCTGAATACGAGCATCCTGAGTATGGATTGGTTTGGATTTCTGTTCATAATGAAATTTCTAAACGAAAAAAAATTGAAGCTGACTTACTTAAAGCTAAGCTAATTGCAGAAGAGGCTAACGCAGCGAAATCGGAATTTCTAGCTAAAATGAGTCATGAAATAAGGACGCCGCTAAATAGCATACTCGGAATGACCTCTCTCTTGGTCGAATCAGGATTATCCGCTCGCGAAAAAAATTATGCACAAATAGCATTTACAGGTGCTGAATTACTACTCAATATTGTAAATGACATCATGGATTTTTCAAAAATCGAATCAGGCAAAATTGAAATTGAGAGTATATGA